From one Rattus norvegicus strain BN/NHsdMcwi chromosome 7, GRCr8, whole genome shotgun sequence genomic stretch:
- the LOC120093869 gene encoding sentrin-specific protease 2-like yields MSSMDKTPATILTDPLSTKTTTEPPMIVWLTNTVTCQSESCAIAESRQVSKGHPHGPCRWQLGKQHGRVYCEHSGRGQKRKYQAEGKKAWQHEEPILPLKRLKPQQWEIELGVEEPGQGLIQNPQEVVPFHQKTPEFTKGPEEQAVTETKSVDGGNGPKGPYSNIEEYVQKHLNGMYPSLLGNCQPWGSVSSDSQNAFQHPLDSSKDIKGCVDAQIHASQTPQICENRVSNGILPKQMPIADAKEKASQDQKQSTGLDHGPLVTADMQKEISSALGPGPQDQVLSCAFNMTITRADMRTLSDSAWLNDNVINFYMNLLVDRNQTQGYPALYAFNTFFYTKLKSGGYRSVRRWTKAVNLFAKELILVPVHLDVHWSLVVTDLREKSIVYLDSMGHKRPDVLELIFHYLQDESKARRHVDLNPSEWKQYSMPTEKIPQQGNDRDCGVFTCKYADYISRGRPITFSQQHMPLFRKRMVWEILHQSLL; encoded by the coding sequence ATGTCCAGTATGGATAAGACACCTGCAACTATACTAACTGATCCTTTATCCACGAAGACAACAACTGAGCCCCCAATGATAGTCTGGCTGACAAACACTGTGACTTGCCAATCAGAAAGCTGTGCCATAGCAGAGAGCCGGCAGGTGAGCAAAGGCCATCCACATGGCCCCTGTAGATGGCAACTGGGCAAGCAGCATGGGAGAGTGTACTGTGAGCATTCAggaagaggccaaaagaggaaaTACCAGGCAGAAGGTAAAAAGGCTTGGCAGCATGAAGAGCCCATCCTACCTCTGAAGAGGCTGAAACCACAGCAGTGGGAAATAGAGCTTGGGGTTGAAGAGCCAGGCCAGGGTCTGATACAGAACCCCCAAGAAGTGGTTCCATTCCACCAAAAGACCCCAGAGTTCACCAAAGGCCCCGAGGAACAGGCTGTGACTGAGACAAAGTCTGTGGATGGAGGTAATGGACCAAAGGGTCCCTACAGCAACATAGAGGAATATGTTCAGAAACACCTCAATGGAATGTACCCAAGCTTGTTGGGAAACTGTCAACCCTGGGGCTCTGTGAGCTCAGACTCTCAGAATGCTTTCCAGCACCCATTGGACTCCTCAAAGGACATCAAAGGCTGTGTGGATGCACAGATTCATGCTTCTCAAACACCTCAAATCTGTGAAAACAGAGTCAGCAATGGCATTCTCCCCAAACAAATGCCAATAGCTGACGCCAAAGAAAAGGCTTCTCAAGACCAAAAGCAGAGCACAGGGCTGGACCATGGCCCTCTGGTCACAGCGGACATGCAAAAGGAAATCAGTAGCGCACTTGGCCCAGGGCCACAAGACCAGGTCTTGAGCTGTGCCTTCAATATGACCATCACTCGAGCAGACATGCGCACCCTGAGTGACAGCGCGTGGCTCAATGACAACGTCATTAATTTTTACATGAATCTTCTCGTGGACAGAAATCAGACTCAAGGATACCCTGCCCTTTATGCATTTAACACCTTCTTTTACACCAAGCTAAAGAGTGGGGGCTACAGATCAGTCCGAAGATGGACCAAGGCAGTAAACCTCTTTGCAAAGGAACTGATTCTGGTGCCGGTTCACCTGGATGTGCACTGGAGCCTGGTGGTGACAGACCTAAGAGAGAAGAGTATTGTCTACCTGGATTCCATGGGACATAAGAGACCAGATGTCCTTGAGCTGATCTTCCACTATCTGCAGGATGAGAGCAAAGCCAGAAGGCATGTGGATCTGAACCCTTCGGAATGGAAACAGTACAGCATGCCAACAGAGAAGATTCCTCAGCAGGGGAATGACAGGGACTGCGGTGTGTTTACCTGCAAATACGCAGATTACATCTCCAGAGGCCGCCCCATCACCTTCTCTCAGCAGCACATGCCCCTGTTTAGGAAGAGGATGGTGTGGGAAATCCTGCACCAGAGCCTCCTGTAG